Proteins encoded within one genomic window of Haloimpatiens massiliensis:
- a CDS encoding sigma factor G inhibitor Gin — MNKRSCIICGRPLNNGIIINGRGICKKCEERIVGCNIETDFYEYYKNCIRRNLIGDLLKGEDLICQDYHY; from the coding sequence ATGAATAAAAGAAGTTGTATTATATGCGGCAGGCCTCTAAATAATGGTATAATTATTAATGGAAGAGGAATTTGTAAAAAGTGTGAAGAAAGAATAGTAGGTTGTAATATAGAAACAGATTTCTATGAATACTACAAAAACTGCATAAGAAGAAACTTAATAGGTGATTTACTAAAGGGAGAGGATTTGATTTGTCAGGATTACCATTATTAG
- a CDS encoding aminotransferase class I/II-fold pyridoxal phosphate-dependent enzyme translates to MSGLPLLEGILNYIKEKNLYFCMPGHKGGKGFLTTEIGKKFLDNLAKFDITEVDGVDNLHNAEGIIKESQELLSAYYGSKRSYFLVNGSTSGNLAMIFSSFEEGDKIIVERNCHRSIFNGIIMRKLKPVYIKNKINEKFNAPLSIDMEHFLCTLENNKDAKGIILTYPNYYGICLDLKRVVEEAKKYNMKVLVDSAHGAHFGVNSKLPPHAVKLGAHITVMSSHKTLPSFTQTAYLHIGNNEINEEKVNFYVSSFLSTSPSYMLMCSMDYGRYYLQENGEKDYGKLIQLCETYRNKINKLKGFYILGNDDINQGENIDLTRYILNIEKDYSGHKLLNYLRKQGIQCEMSDSQNVVLIFSPFNEKKDFEKLYESLKNCNLEKLKEKYKKSFMGQIPIRAIEPYEVMSKLKLKVNLKDSLGKISARAVVPYPPGIPVVMPGEIITREVIDMIKYNLENNIDVMGLDEKNKDIEVLDF, encoded by the coding sequence TTGTCAGGATTACCATTATTAGAAGGAATATTAAATTATATAAAAGAAAAAAATTTATATTTTTGCATGCCAGGGCATAAGGGTGGTAAGGGATTTCTTACTACCGAGATCGGAAAGAAATTTTTAGATAACTTAGCTAAGTTTGATATAACAGAAGTAGATGGAGTGGATAATCTTCACAATGCTGAAGGAATAATAAAAGAATCTCAAGAGCTTTTGAGTGCATATTATGGGAGTAAAAGATCCTATTTTTTAGTTAATGGAAGTACTAGTGGCAATTTAGCTATGATATTTTCTTCGTTTGAAGAAGGTGATAAGATAATAGTGGAGAGAAATTGCCACAGATCCATATTTAATGGAATTATAATGAGAAAATTAAAGCCTGTTTATATAAAAAATAAAATAAATGAAAAATTTAATGCTCCTCTTTCTATAGATATGGAGCATTTTTTGTGTACATTGGAGAACAACAAGGATGCAAAGGGAATAATTTTAACCTATCCTAATTATTATGGTATATGTTTAGATTTAAAGAGGGTTGTAGAGGAAGCGAAAAAGTATAATATGAAGGTTTTAGTAGATTCTGCTCATGGGGCTCATTTTGGAGTTAATTCTAAATTGCCTCCTCATGCAGTAAAATTAGGAGCACACATAACAGTTATGAGTTCCCATAAGACTCTTCCAAGTTTTACTCAAACAGCATACTTACATATAGGGAATAATGAAATAAATGAAGAAAAAGTAAATTTTTATGTGAGTTCATTTTTAAGTACTAGCCCTTCTTATATGTTAATGTGTTCTATGGATTATGGAAGATACTATCTTCAAGAAAATGGTGAAAAAGATTATGGAAAACTTATACAGTTATGTGAAACTTATAGAAATAAAATTAATAAACTTAAAGGGTTTTATATATTAGGAAATGATGATATAAATCAGGGAGAGAATATAGACTTAACTAGGTATATATTAAATATAGAAAAAGACTACAGTGGACATAAACTTTTAAATTATTTAAGAAAGCAGGGAATTCAGTGTGAAATGAGTGATAGCCAAAATGTAGTGCTTATTTTTTCTCCATTTAATGAAAAAAAGGATTTTGAAAAATTATATGAAAGTCTAAAAAATTGTAATTTAGAGAAGCTTAAAGAAAAATATAAAAAGAGTTTCATGGGCCAAATACCAATAAGAGCTATAGAGCCATATGAGGTTATGAGTAAACTTAAGTTAAAAGTTAATTTAAAGGATTCTCTAGGAAAGATAAGTGCTAGGGCAGTGGTGCCTTATCCGCCAGGTATTCCTGTGGTGATGCCTGGAGAAATTATAACTAGAGAAGTAATAGATATGATAAAATATAACTTAGAAAATAATATAGATGTAATGGGATTAGATGAAAAAAATAAGGACATAGAAGTGCTGGATTTTTAG
- a CDS encoding type I restriction endonuclease subunit R produces the protein MNEEQFETELIQYITSGTITKPEHLEGISDFIVREKPADYFIKTKLWKYEPKIKTTEKLWNNFKEILERHNQNTLDHPLSTVEFNQVKKIISNIQTPYEAGQFLYGLNGVSQIEIDLDDGRHVFLTVFDQKQIGAGDTVYQVVNQIERPAVITGKQNRRFDTTLLINGLPIIQIEEKRDTHDVNEALNQMHQYSQENQYRDIFSTLQILVAITPNNVKYMANTTSDKFNKDFAFNWQRKSDNTIVRNWKEFADSMLSIPMAHQMATNYMILDGTKNKQTLKVMRPYQVYATQAVIENLKQVDFEFGTNKVGYIWHTTGSGKTITSFKTAWLASRMPKVDKVVFVVDRIALTKQTNENYKAYDPDASEDMLGSVQNTYNTNDLSRKLKSKDNNIIVTSVQKLDTLVKRKSFKSPDKNIVFIVDEAHRSTGGESFEKIQKAFKKSAWVGYTGTPMFDETTNGLRTEDIFGPLLHAYTIREAIADRNVLGFKVDFETTIDEKQMKLKYLPNFYRERYPKWTEEKIIEKINNLSQEDMDDAVEPSFYDENPEHIKLVVEDIFKNWRNRSNEGKYNALFTTHVGGGKASTPMAMMYFNEFQRVNDENKKNGGQTLKVAVTFSQNSSNNDSMLATNQGLHDAIVAYNKEFGTSFGMDDVAGYTQDVTSRLNKTVTDKNFLDIVIVVDQLLTGFDAPELNTLYVDRTLKGAALIQAYSRTNRIADMQEKPWGRIVNYRWPAQNEKLMNQALAIYANKASAILSEDEQRKSNQKDGIIAKAFEDVFNEVKETVKKLDSLTNEFKQLPPSEKQKEYMIDLLRDYNVGMAKLKQYKPEEADGNTVGFNYENPDELVEKLGMTSEQETMLTTVLTNELKQHISKEKKIPFYQIELKMTHVKDVKIDYDYLTELVEQLLNQVHEGKSQEAQTTKEKIDQFANGLEDRNYAMKIMNAAMAIIKGHYPPEGTNLKYPVKLSDSEQIIQAANNVSLDRLFLDFRVKWGITDIITSAQMRELFSRHRYGLQDLDDTGQIRDIIAKASLDYKTLAHSEDVQALSKIKYRNGLREAIYELADDQAES, from the coding sequence ATGAATGAAGAGCAATTTGAAACTGAGTTAATACAGTATATTACCAGTGGAACCATAACTAAGCCTGAACATCTAGAAGGAATCAGCGACTTTATTGTTAGAGAAAAACCTGCTGATTACTTTATAAAAACAAAACTGTGGAAGTATGAACCAAAAATTAAAACTACAGAAAAGCTTTGGAATAACTTCAAAGAGATTCTTGAGCGGCACAATCAAAATACACTTGATCATCCTTTAAGTACTGTAGAATTTAATCAAGTCAAAAAGATTATATCTAATATTCAAACACCATATGAAGCTGGACAATTTTTATATGGACTTAATGGTGTATCGCAAATCGAAATTGATTTAGATGACGGTCGTCACGTGTTTTTAACGGTTTTCGATCAAAAACAAATTGGTGCTGGAGATACAGTGTATCAAGTAGTTAATCAGATTGAACGTCCTGCAGTTATCACTGGAAAACAAAATCGTCGTTTTGATACTACACTTCTTATTAATGGACTACCTATAATACAAATTGAAGAAAAACGTGATACACATGATGTCAATGAAGCACTAAATCAAATGCATCAATATTCCCAGGAGAACCAATATAGGGATATTTTTTCTACTCTACAAATATTGGTGGCAATTACACCAAATAACGTGAAGTATATGGCTAATACCACATCAGATAAGTTTAATAAGGACTTTGCTTTTAACTGGCAACGTAAAAGTGATAATACGATTGTACGTAATTGGAAAGAGTTTGCTGATTCAATGTTAAGTATTCCAATGGCACATCAAATGGCTACTAATTATATGATTTTGGATGGCACAAAAAACAAACAAACGCTAAAGGTAATGCGTCCATATCAAGTATATGCTACCCAGGCTGTAATTGAAAATCTAAAACAAGTTGATTTTGAGTTCGGCACAAATAAAGTAGGGTATATTTGGCATACTACTGGTTCTGGTAAAACTATAACTAGTTTCAAAACAGCGTGGCTTGCAAGTCGTATGCCAAAAGTTGATAAAGTTGTTTTCGTAGTAGATAGAATTGCTTTAACAAAACAAACAAATGAAAATTATAAGGCCTATGATCCAGATGCTAGTGAAGATATGCTTGGAAGTGTTCAAAATACTTATAATACTAATGATTTAAGTCGTAAACTAAAGAGCAAAGATAATAATATTATTGTTACTTCTGTTCAAAAGCTTGATACTTTAGTGAAACGTAAATCTTTTAAATCACCTGATAAAAATATTGTATTTATCGTTGATGAGGCACACCGTTCAACTGGTGGTGAAAGTTTTGAAAAGATACAAAAGGCTTTTAAGAAATCTGCTTGGGTTGGTTATACGGGAACACCAATGTTTGATGAAACAACTAATGGCTTACGCACTGAAGATATTTTTGGACCATTGTTACACGCTTATACCATTCGTGAAGCAATAGCAGATAGAAATGTTTTGGGCTTTAAAGTTGATTTTGAAACAACAATTGATGAAAAACAAATGAAATTAAAGTATCTACCAAACTTTTACAGAGAACGTTATCCGAAGTGGACTGAAGAAAAAATTATAGAAAAGATTAATAATCTAAGTCAAGAAGATATGGATGATGCAGTTGAACCAAGTTTTTATGATGAAAATCCTGAACATATCAAGTTAGTAGTTGAAGACATTTTCAAGAATTGGCGAAATCGTTCAAATGAAGGTAAGTATAACGCACTCTTTACCACTCATGTTGGTGGTGGAAAAGCTAGTACTCCAATGGCAATGATGTATTTTAATGAATTTCAACGAGTAAATGATGAGAATAAGAAAAACGGTGGACAAACATTAAAAGTAGCAGTTACATTTAGTCAAAACTCATCTAATAATGATAGTATGCTTGCCACTAATCAAGGCTTACATGATGCTATTGTTGCATATAATAAAGAATTTGGTACAAGCTTTGGCATGGATGATGTAGCAGGATATACACAAGATGTTACTAGTCGTTTGAACAAAACTGTTACAGACAAGAACTTCTTAGATATTGTAATTGTGGTAGATCAACTTTTGACTGGATTTGATGCACCAGAACTTAATACCCTTTATGTAGATAGAACACTTAAAGGGGCTGCACTTATTCAAGCCTATTCAAGAACAAATCGTATTGCTGATATGCAAGAAAAACCTTGGGGGCGTATTGTAAATTATCGTTGGCCTGCTCAAAATGAGAAGTTGATGAATCAAGCTCTCGCAATTTATGCTAATAAAGCTTCTGCAATTTTATCAGAAGATGAACAACGTAAATCTAACCAAAAGGATGGTATTATAGCTAAAGCTTTTGAAGATGTATTTAATGAAGTTAAAGAGACGGTTAAGAAATTAGACAGTTTAACTAATGAATTTAAGCAATTACCACCTTCTGAGAAGCAAAAAGAATATATGATTGATTTATTGCGTGATTATAATGTTGGTATGGCTAAATTAAAACAATATAAACCTGAAGAAGCTGATGGAAATACAGTAGGTTTCAATTACGAAAATCCTGATGAGTTAGTTGAAAAATTAGGTATGACAAGTGAACAAGAAACTATGCTTACTACAGTTTTAACCAATGAGCTTAAACAACATATATCAAAAGAAAAGAAAATTCCTTTTTATCAAATTGAGTTAAAAATGACTCATGTGAAAGATGTGAAAATAGATTATGATTATTTAACTGAATTGGTGGAACAATTATTAAATCAAGTACATGAGGGTAAGAGCCAAGAAGCACAAACTACAAAAGAGAAAATTGATCAATTTGCCAATGGTTTAGAAGATAGAAATTATGCTATGAAGATTATGAATGCAGCAATGGCTATTATCAAAGGGCATTATCCGCCGGAGGGTACTAATCTTAAATATCCAGTGAAACTTAGTGATAGTGAGCAAATTATTCAAGCGGCTAACAATGTAAGTCTTGATAGGCTATTCTTAGATTTTCGAGTAAAGTGGGGAATTACAGATATTATCACAAGTGCTCAGATGCGGGAATTGTTTAGTCGTCATCGTTATGGATTACAAGATTTAGATGATACTGGTCAAATTCGAGATATAATTGCCAAAGCAAGCTTGGATTATAAGACGCTAGCACATAGCGAAGATGTACAGGCTTTATCTAAAATCAAGTACCGCAATGGTTTGCGTGAGGCCATTTATGAATTAGCTGATGATCAGGCTGAAAGTTAA
- a CDS encoding S66 peptidase family protein → MLGNKLSEGNTIGIVAPSGPENKENIMKNIELLTSLGFKLKFGKNAFNRNGYLAGSDKDRVNDLMEMFIDKTVDLIMCLRGGYGSSRLLPLIDWNIIKNNPKTFIGYSDITVLLNEMYRRCNLITFHGPMLTSNLLEKRTLESLLSTLKNGFKPYCIDSYDSHIKSFSNSITEGFLVGGNLSLICSSLGTDYEIDTINKILFLEEIGEEPYKIDRMLTQLYNANKLQKCRGFILGHFTNCDTENREKSLSLNEVFKDKILSLNRPTIFNFPSGHDYPNITLPIGAKIRLNCVKCKIQVLESVVKSGPLPL, encoded by the coding sequence ATGCTAGGTAATAAATTAAGCGAAGGTAATACTATAGGTATAGTAGCGCCCTCCGGACCTGAAAACAAAGAAAATATTATGAAAAATATTGAATTACTAACAAGCTTAGGGTTTAAACTTAAATTTGGTAAGAATGCTTTTAATAGAAATGGCTATTTAGCTGGGAGTGACAAGGATAGAGTTAATGATTTGATGGAAATGTTTATAGATAAAACCGTAGACTTAATCATGTGTTTAAGAGGTGGGTATGGAAGTAGCAGACTTCTTCCACTTATAGATTGGAATATAATAAAAAACAATCCTAAAACCTTTATAGGCTACAGCGATATAACTGTCCTCCTTAATGAAATGTACAGACGTTGTAATCTTATAACTTTTCACGGTCCAATGCTCACATCCAATTTACTAGAAAAGCGAACTCTAGAGAGTCTATTAAGCACTTTAAAGAATGGCTTTAAGCCCTACTGTATAGATTCCTACGATTCCCATATTAAAAGCTTCAGTAATTCAATAACAGAAGGTTTTTTAGTAGGCGGTAATCTTTCTTTAATTTGTAGTTCCTTGGGTACAGATTATGAAATAGATACTATAAATAAAATACTTTTCTTAGAAGAGATAGGCGAAGAGCCTTATAAAATTGATAGAATGCTTACACAGCTTTATAATGCAAATAAACTTCAAAAATGCAGAGGATTTATACTAGGTCATTTCACTAATTGCGATACAGAAAATCGCGAAAAAAGCTTATCCTTAAATGAAGTGTTTAAAGATAAAATTCTGTCTTTAAATAGACCCACTATATTTAATTTTCCATCTGGTCATGATTATCCAAATATAACATTACCTATAGGAGCTAAAATAAGACTTAATTGCGTAAAATGCAAGATTCAAGTATTAGAATCAGTAGTAAAATCTGGTCCTCTACCCTTATAA
- a CDS encoding type I restriction-modification system subunit M yields MSNNIQSITNKLWAMANELRGTMDASEYKNYILAFMFYRYLSEHQEEYLLKNNVIDVIEGEPINESYNSQVDESELQDYLQDISASLGYAIAPKDTWQSLIDKINDSQVIPSDYQTIFDNFNKNAELNKEAVKDFRGVFNDINLGDSRLGNSTNERAKSLNNIVKLVDSIEYKGNDGKDILGEIYEYLIGQFAASAGKKGGEFYTPHQVSKILAKVVTEGVEKSDELFSVYDPTMGSGSLLLTVGQELPKGTPMKYFGQELNTTTYNLARMNLMMHGISYNNMILSNADTLESDWPDGPDAKGIDHPRSFDAVVANPPYSAKWDNDKTKLKDPRFSEYGKLAPASKADYAFILHGIYHLNKTGTMAIVLPHGVLFRGAAEGKIRETLIGKNYLDTIIGLPANLFYGTSIPTVILVLKKNRENKDILFIDASNDFEKNKNQNNLRDEDIDKIIKTYKERKDVEKYSHLASIQEIRENDFNLNIPRYVDTFEEEEPIDLEEINKLLEQDNKEIAELEAEINEQLKILGVKI; encoded by the coding sequence ATGAGCAATAATATACAATCAATTACTAATAAATTATGGGCAATGGCAAATGAATTACGTGGAACGATGGATGCATCAGAGTACAAAAATTATATATTGGCATTTATGTTTTATAGATATTTATCAGAACATCAAGAGGAGTATTTGTTAAAGAATAATGTTATTGATGTTATAGAGGGGGAGCCTATTAATGAATCCTATAATTCACAAGTAGATGAGTCGGAGCTTCAAGATTATCTGCAAGATATTTCAGCAAGCTTAGGATATGCAATTGCTCCAAAGGATACGTGGCAGTCATTGATTGATAAAATTAATGATTCACAAGTTATTCCTAGTGACTATCAAACTATTTTTGATAACTTTAATAAAAATGCAGAATTAAATAAAGAAGCAGTAAAAGATTTCCGTGGAGTATTTAATGATATTAATTTAGGAGATTCTCGTCTTGGGAATTCTACAAATGAACGCGCTAAATCACTTAACAACATAGTAAAGTTAGTTGATAGTATTGAATACAAAGGTAATGATGGAAAAGACATTTTAGGTGAAATATATGAATACCTAATTGGTCAATTTGCGGCTAGTGCTGGTAAAAAAGGTGGAGAATTCTATACACCACATCAAGTAAGTAAGATTTTAGCTAAAGTAGTAACAGAAGGTGTAGAAAAATCAGATGAATTATTTAGTGTATATGACCCAACAATGGGATCAGGTTCTTTATTACTTACGGTAGGTCAAGAATTACCAAAGGGCACTCCCATGAAGTACTTTGGTCAAGAATTGAATACAACTACATATAACTTGGCACGTATGAATTTAATGATGCATGGTATATCTTATAACAATATGATATTAAGTAATGCTGATACTTTGGAAAGTGATTGGCCAGATGGTCCAGATGCAAAAGGTATTGATCATCCACGTAGTTTTGATGCAGTAGTGGCAAATCCACCATATTCGGCAAAATGGGATAATGATAAAACTAAATTAAAAGACCCACGTTTTAGTGAATATGGAAAGTTAGCACCAGCTTCAAAGGCAGATTACGCTTTTATATTGCATGGTATATATCATTTAAATAAGACTGGAACAATGGCTATTGTTTTACCTCATGGAGTTTTATTTAGAGGTGCAGCAGAAGGAAAAATAAGAGAAACTTTAATTGGTAAAAATTATCTTGATACAATAATTGGATTACCAGCAAATTTATTTTATGGAACAAGTATTCCAACGGTAATTTTAGTGTTAAAGAAGAATCGTGAAAATAAAGATATATTATTTATTGATGCAAGTAATGATTTTGAAAAGAATAAAAATCAAAATAATTTAAGAGATGAAGATATTGATAAAATCATAAAAACATATAAGGAACGTAAAGACGTTGAAAAGTATTCTCATTTGGCATCTATCCAAGAAATTAGAGAAAATGATTTTAATTTAAACATACCACGTTATGTTGATACTTTTGAGGAAGAAGAACCAATTGATTTAGAAGAAATAAATAAGCTGTTAGAACAAGATAATAAGGAAATTGCTGAGCTTGAAGCTGAGATTAATGAACAATTGAAGATTTTAGGCGTAAAAATTTAA
- a CDS encoding integrase: MAVTIEKFNDNYIMVSFNYSYDNVSAIKKIEVSRWNEAKKAWIVPNTNKALYAIAVAFCDEDIIFDSSIDLFDL; encoded by the coding sequence ATGGCTGTTACAATTGAAAAATTTAATGATAACTATATAATGGTAAGCTTTAATTATAGCTATGATAATGTTTCGGCAATCAAAAAAATAGAAGTCAGCAGATGGAATGAAGCGAAGAAAGCATGGATAGTGCCCAATACTAATAAAGCCCTATATGCAATAGCTGTAGCTTTTTGTGACGAAGATATTATATTTGATTCATCAATTGATTTGTTTGATTTATAG
- a CDS encoding amidohydrolase, with product MKQEIISYLSTLKTELYDTANYIYNNPEESFKEYNCYNYIINMLKKHNFNVEENYLQIPTSFYAQMGSGHPKICYLCEYDGDPEQGHVSGHNLVTTMSLGAAIGLSKVLPKLGGTLVVIGCPGQYINGSKTTMVKQGTFKDIDAVLVAHPNVTTTKTLKSYALIPAKVKFSIPKDKNYLLSSCNPSHCGTLTYSFTNFLKENLPKDYDIKAINWRGSCNPYTFTSEYEIDYLINSMTLDKGDKILNFIKSFVNCIGDIFSVDTDVSIYGIPYEEMHPNETLCRVFSHNLKESGIIYVKDFPKIMPGLSLGSVSHVVPCINPFIKITEDTKITYPSKEFALETIKEFSLEQCMKACTALAITGLDLIENKDLLSQIKEEQWESAK from the coding sequence ATGAAACAAGAAATTATATCATACTTAAGCACTTTAAAAACTGAACTCTATGACACAGCTAATTATATATATAATAATCCAGAAGAAAGTTTTAAAGAATATAATTGCTATAATTATATAATTAATATGTTAAAGAAGCATAATTTTAATGTAGAGGAAAATTATCTTCAGATCCCCACAAGCTTTTATGCCCAAATGGGAAGCGGTCATCCAAAAATATGTTATTTATGTGAATATGACGGTGATCCTGAACAAGGTCATGTATCTGGTCACAATTTAGTTACTACCATGTCTCTAGGTGCTGCCATAGGACTTTCAAAAGTACTTCCTAAGCTAGGTGGTACTTTAGTTGTAATAGGTTGTCCTGGTCAATATATAAATGGCTCTAAAACAACTATGGTAAAGCAGGGAACCTTTAAGGATATAGACGCAGTGTTAGTGGCTCATCCAAATGTAACAACTACAAAAACTCTAAAATCCTATGCCCTAATTCCTGCTAAAGTAAAATTTTCAATACCAAAAGATAAAAATTACTTATTATCCTCCTGTAATCCTAGCCACTGCGGTACTCTTACATACAGTTTTACAAATTTCCTTAAAGAAAATTTACCAAAAGATTATGATATAAAAGCCATTAACTGGAGAGGTTCTTGTAATCCTTATACTTTCACCTCCGAATATGAAATAGATTATTTAATCAATTCTATGACTTTAGATAAAGGTGATAAAATTTTAAACTTTATAAAATCTTTTGTTAATTGTATTGGAGATATTTTCTCTGTAGATACAGACGTAAGTATATATGGTATTCCTTATGAAGAAATGCATCCCAATGAAACCTTATGTAGGGTATTTTCACATAACTTAAAAGAATCAGGAATTATATACGTTAAAGATTTTCCAAAAATTATGCCCGGCTTAAGTCTCGGTAGTGTAAGTCACGTAGTTCCATGCATAAATCCATTTATAAAAATAACAGAAGATACTAAAATTACTTATCCATCAAAGGAATTTGCTTTAGAAACAATAAAAGAATTTTCCCTAGAACAATGCATGAAGGCATGCACAGCTCTTGCAATTACCGGTTTAGATTTAATAGAAAATAAAGATTTACTATCTCAAATAAAAGAAGAACAATGGGAAAGTGCAAAATAA
- a CDS encoding restriction endonuclease subunit S translates to MEKLSELVELVSGSPQFRITEVFDEKTPLFTYYSQTNLTDDLVGIISRTVDNKQVRTNDKLNTLCDGDVVFSLITGIATIVRKEHEGYIYTQNYVKLLPSHKIDSKFLVYLINENKTIKKQFVLGLQGSQVLKYTLKQLKELEIPKIPSIDKQKIIGQVYFNQLRLQILRNRAAELETKIRLSKLEEAWGR, encoded by the coding sequence ATGGAAAAGTTAAGCGAATTAGTTGAGTTAGTAAGTGGATCGCCTCAGTTTAGAATTACTGAAGTGTTTGATGAAAAAACACCGCTTTTTACTTATTATAGTCAAACAAATTTAACAGATGATTTGGTAGGTATTATTTCAAGAACTGTGGACAATAAACAAGTCAGGACAAATGATAAACTAAATACCTTATGCGATGGTGATGTAGTATTTAGTTTAATCACGGGAATTGCAACGATAGTAAGAAAAGAGCATGAGGGATATATTTATACGCAAAACTACGTTAAGTTATTACCTAGCCATAAAATTGATTCAAAGTTTTTGGTTTATCTTATTAATGAAAACAAAACAATCAAGAAACAGTTTGTGCTGGGATTGCAAGGTTCTCAAGTTTTAAAATATACTCTAAAGCAACTTAAAGAGCTTGAAATACCGAAAATACCTTCCATAGATAAGCAAAAAATTATAGGACAAGTCTATTTTAATCAGTTAAGGTTACAAATTCTTAGAAATAGAGCAGCGGAACTTGAAACAAAAATCAGATTATCCAAGTTAGAGGAGGCATGGGGGAGATGA
- a CDS encoding restriction endonuclease subunit S, whose translation MDENKVNVPKIRFPGFTDPWEKRKVGDYYYFKNGLNKGKEFFGHGVPIVNFTDVFHNRGINALNLKGKVSLQPSEIANYMVQKGDIFFTRTSETIDEIGYPSVMIDEPKDTVFSGFVLRGRAVKEDPLTIKFKQYVFYTDEFRNEMIKKSSMTTRALTSGTVIKQMEFCFPKDKREQDKIGNFFQELDNLITLHQRKLNHLQDKKKGLLQKMFPKNGEKFPELRFPGFTDPWEQRKLGDILKYEQPTKYIVEDTDYNDSFSTPVLTAGQSFILGYTDETDGIKNANKNNPVIIFDDFTTSSHYVDFPFKVKSSAMKLLTLKDETEEFYFIYNVLKNIKYLPQSHERHWISKFSEFTVSVPVFSEQAQIGTFFKNLDNLITLHQRKLEHLQQQKKGLLQQMFI comes from the coding sequence ATGGATGAAAATAAAGTAAATGTACCTAAAATAAGGTTCCCAGGATTCACAGATCCTTGGGAAAAGCGTAAGGTTGGAGACTACTACTACTTTAAGAATGGACTTAACAAAGGCAAAGAATTTTTTGGTCATGGAGTTCCTATTGTAAATTTTACTGATGTTTTTCATAACCGTGGTATTAATGCATTAAATTTGAAAGGAAAGGTTAGTTTACAACCTTCAGAAATTGCAAATTATATGGTTCAAAAAGGTGATATTTTTTTTACAAGAACATCTGAAACAATTGATGAAATTGGATATCCATCAGTTATGATAGATGAGCCAAAAGACACTGTTTTTAGTGGGTTTGTGCTAAGAGGTAGAGCTGTCAAAGAAGATCCGTTAACCATTAAGTTTAAACAATATGTTTTTTATACAGACGAGTTTCGTAATGAAATGATTAAAAAAAGTTCTATGACAACTAGAGCGCTTACATCTGGTACAGTGATTAAACAAATGGAATTTTGTTTTCCTAAAGATAAGAGAGAACAGGATAAAATTGGTAACTTTTTTCAAGAACTCGACAACCTTATCACCCTTCATCAGCGTAAGTTAAATCACTTGCAAGATAAGAAAAAAGGTTTGTTACAAAAAATGTTTCCTAAAAATGGTGAAAAATTTCCAGAACTTCGTTTTCCAGGATTTACTGACCCTTGGGAACAGCGTAAATTGGGAGATATACTGAAATATGAGCAACCAACAAAATACATTGTCGAAGATACTGATTATAATGATAGTTTTTCAACACCAGTTTTAACAGCGGGGCAAAGTTTTATCTTAGGATATACAGATGAAACTGATGGCATAAAAAATGCAAATAAAAACAATCCCGTTATAATATTTGATGACTTTACAACATCATCACACTACGTTGATTTCCCTTTTAAGGTCAAGAGTTCAGCAATGAAACTACTTACATTAAAAGATGAAACTGAAGAGTTTTATTTCATTTATAACGTGTTGAAGAATATTAAATATCTTCCACAAAGTCATGAACGACATTGGATTTCTAAGTTCTCAGAATTTACAGTATCAGTACCAGTATTTAGTGAACAGGCTCAAATTGGCACATTTTTTAAGAACCTAGACAACCTTATCACCCTTCATCAGCGTAAGTTAGAGCATTTACAACAACAAAAGAAGGGACTTTTACAACAGATGTTTATCTGA